From Paenibacillus physcomitrellae, the proteins below share one genomic window:
- a CDS encoding YveK family protein — translation MEKTILDYVHIIQKKLWIIFVFVLIACATTYYVSKTFVTPVYAASGQLIVNSINPVQGSNNLNDLNTSLNLVQSYKEIMESPKILGDVVTDYPELGLTEDELAKKLEVKVSEKSQVMNLKATDESYSRAAGIVNAVSATFIDAIPTLMNLNNVKLLTSPDAEQPGAPVNGSVVMNLLISFVVSLMVAIGVILFLESINDTVRTEKEAEEWYGVPVIASVPMMSRKQAGKPSPKITGRVEEPSYAAFK, via the coding sequence ATGGAGAAAACGATTTTGGATTATGTCCATATCATCCAAAAAAAGCTCTGGATCATATTCGTCTTCGTATTGATCGCTTGTGCAACCACCTATTATGTGAGCAAGACGTTTGTTACTCCGGTTTACGCTGCTTCCGGCCAGTTGATCGTTAATTCTATCAACCCTGTCCAGGGAAGCAACAATTTGAACGATCTCAATACAAGCTTGAATCTGGTCCAGAGCTACAAGGAAATTATGGAGTCGCCCAAAATTCTGGGCGATGTCGTTACCGATTATCCTGAGCTTGGATTAACAGAAGATGAGCTGGCCAAGAAGCTGGAAGTGAAGGTTTCAGAGAAAAGCCAGGTCATGAATCTGAAAGCGACGGATGAAAGCTATTCCAGAGCGGCCGGGATTGTCAACGCGGTGTCCGCAACTTTTATCGACGCCATCCCAACGCTGATGAATTTGAATAACGTGAAGCTGCTTACGTCGCCGGATGCCGAGCAGCCTGGTGCTCCGGTTAACGGAAGCGTGGTAATGAATCTGCTGATCAGCTTTGTCGTCTCCTTGATGGTTGCGATCGGCGTCATTCTTTTCTTGGAAAGCATCAATGACACGGTGCGGACGGAAAAGGAAGCCGAAGAGTGGTATGGGGTACCGGTCATCGCGAGCGTTCCGATGATGTCGAGAAAGCAGGCCGGCAAACCTTCCCCGAAAATCACCGGAAGAGTGGAGGAACCGTCTTATGCTGCGTTTAAATGA
- a CDS encoding XdhC family protein: MDEIVRILRACEEEKRSCVIAAIVDVDGSAYRREGARCIILQHGEVVGILSGGCIEEDLKEHAAEVFATGLPRRLYYDFRAGEDEVWGLGIGCNGAVGIWLELYDPVRFPAEAQRIADDYQRRLSSRHPYAAVTVLSSSDPLVHPVGGRWTASAEFSSEVGELREGQKAGLVKSVKDGVTLELLVESIRPAAELVIVGVGEDARLLSVMAKQLGWRVSILYHTTDKADRRLFPAADEVVIVPRLAYGQADAAGKFVVVMTHNLELDREAVRQLLKADPAYLGLVGSKYRLEQILSYIRKAEPEFEDRLLEKLYSPAGLDIGAETPQEIALSILAEAVACRSGKPGGFLRDRKGFGRRGLAQHVSAHEVELHAAEHPVAGLNEDAAKPAEESRNVSSESPKATRESPNASPNSPNASPNSPNASPNSPNASPNSPKASLKPSASRLQEPSHA; encoded by the coding sequence ATGGATGAAATCGTCCGGATCTTGAGGGCTTGTGAAGAAGAAAAGCGATCCTGCGTGATTGCTGCAATAGTGGATGTGGATGGGTCTGCTTATCGCAGGGAAGGGGCCCGCTGCATCATTTTGCAGCATGGCGAGGTCGTAGGGATACTCAGCGGCGGCTGTATTGAAGAGGACTTGAAGGAGCATGCCGCTGAGGTATTTGCCACCGGACTTCCCCGCCGTCTATATTATGATTTCCGGGCCGGGGAAGACGAGGTGTGGGGACTCGGCATTGGCTGCAACGGTGCTGTCGGGATTTGGCTGGAGCTGTATGACCCGGTGCGTTTTCCGGCAGAAGCACAGCGGATAGCGGATGATTACCAGCGCCGTTTGTCCAGCCGGCATCCTTATGCGGCGGTAACGGTGCTGTCTTCCTCGGATCCGCTTGTTCACCCCGTCGGCGGACGATGGACGGCTTCTGCTGAATTTTCATCCGAGGTCGGAGAACTGCGAGAAGGGCAGAAGGCAGGACTTGTGAAATCCGTAAAGGATGGAGTAACCCTTGAACTCCTTGTGGAGTCCATCCGTCCGGCCGCAGAGCTGGTCATCGTCGGCGTCGGAGAAGATGCCCGGTTGCTCAGTGTGATGGCCAAGCAGCTGGGCTGGAGAGTCAGCATCCTTTACCATACAACCGACAAAGCGGATCGGCGGCTGTTCCCGGCGGCGGATGAAGTTGTGATCGTTCCCCGTCTTGCTTACGGGCAGGCGGATGCTGCTGGTAAATTCGTGGTGGTCATGACCCACAATCTGGAGCTGGACCGTGAAGCGGTCCGGCAGCTGCTCAAGGCTGATCCCGCTTATTTGGGGCTCGTAGGCTCCAAATACAGGCTGGAGCAGATATTGAGCTACATCCGCAAAGCGGAGCCGGAATTTGAGGACCGCCTGCTGGAGAAGCTGTATTCTCCTGCCGGACTCGACATTGGTGCCGAGACGCCGCAGGAGATTGCGCTCAGCATTTTGGCTGAAGCAGTGGCGTGCCGCAGCGGCAAGCCCGGCGGCTTCCTGCGTGACCGCAAGGGCTTTGGCCGGCGAGGCCTGGCGCAGCATGTGTCTGCGCATGAAGTCGAGCTTCATGCGGCCGAGCATCCTGTTGCCGGGCTGAATGAGGATGCCGCTAAGCCGGCTGAGGAGTCTCGAAATGTGTCTTCAGAGTCCCCAAAGGCGACCCGGGAGTCTCCAAATGCGTCACCAAATTCTCCAAATGCGTCACCAAATTCTCCAAATGCGTCACCAAATTCTCCAAATGCGTCACCAAATTCTCCAAAGGCATCCCTCAAGCCTTCAGCCAGCCGGCTTCAGGAGCCCAGCCATGCTTGA
- a CDS encoding sensor histidine kinase, with translation MIIALLASVPVAVSLYRHYADKPVALQIAVICEMAVIVLLLLPTGGMDSPFKWYALNPLMVASELLSAWFAWSLLVSYIGVLGAVFYIFLNLELKNVPAFAFQNSGLIAALVVVVVAMQMIGGLLRELDRANERTDETLDHIKSIYHIVETASHHELMNIGQIIADCVVKLTKLPKAFFWFAPRPGEVTPASRQTGWNQAEEAQLFARMEQHLEEWRRNDEPFYRGIEGFGDFLFMPVRMNTRFVGVIGVRLEAEGKMEVNRWLAQQLILLQELSSIILERHELAVTENRLTIINEQNRIADEMHDSVSQSLFGIVYAAHSLKQTWRELPEEELEEQIDLIKDSATMVAKELRKTIHSLSSKKSGGQNWLGTVRSHLSTISRLNGVEIDFKVSGDDYGLPYHYQKALFRIISETTGNAIRHGKAKLVRVEMALRPEVIKLSVTDNGTGFDMESAAAKETEGGLGMPNMHYLTQSLGGEISISSSIGVGTQVELSIPVGVLANK, from the coding sequence ATGATTATTGCTTTACTGGCATCTGTCCCTGTCGCCGTCAGCTTGTACCGGCATTATGCCGACAAGCCGGTTGCCCTGCAAATTGCCGTGATCTGCGAGATGGCGGTGATTGTGCTGCTTCTGCTGCCAACCGGGGGAATGGACAGTCCGTTCAAGTGGTATGCCTTAAATCCGCTCATGGTGGCGTCCGAGCTGCTGAGCGCATGGTTCGCTTGGAGCCTTCTTGTTAGCTATATCGGCGTTCTTGGCGCCGTATTTTATATCTTTTTGAATTTGGAATTAAAAAATGTCCCTGCGTTCGCCTTTCAGAATTCCGGTTTGATTGCTGCGCTCGTCGTCGTGGTTGTGGCCATGCAGATGATCGGAGGCTTGCTCCGCGAGCTGGACCGGGCCAACGAACGGACGGATGAAACGCTGGATCATATCAAATCGATCTATCATATTGTCGAAACCGCAAGCCATCACGAATTGATGAATATCGGCCAAATTATTGCCGATTGTGTAGTCAAGCTCACCAAACTTCCGAAGGCTTTCTTCTGGTTTGCCCCGCGGCCTGGAGAGGTTACACCGGCCAGCCGTCAAACCGGCTGGAATCAGGCTGAGGAAGCGCAGCTGTTTGCGCGGATGGAGCAGCATTTGGAGGAGTGGAGGAGAAACGACGAACCCTTTTACCGGGGGATTGAAGGTTTTGGCGACTTTCTGTTCATGCCGGTGCGGATGAATACCCGTTTTGTTGGCGTAATCGGCGTCAGGCTTGAAGCGGAAGGAAAGATGGAGGTGAACCGCTGGCTGGCGCAGCAGCTGATTTTGCTTCAGGAGCTCAGCTCTATTATTCTGGAACGTCATGAGCTGGCCGTGACGGAGAATCGGCTGACGATTATCAACGAGCAGAACCGGATTGCCGACGAGATGCATGACAGTGTTTCGCAAAGCCTGTTCGGCATTGTATATGCCGCCCATTCGCTGAAGCAGACCTGGCGCGAGCTGCCCGAAGAAGAGCTGGAAGAGCAGATCGATCTGATCAAGGATAGCGCAACGATGGTAGCCAAGGAGCTGCGCAAGACGATCCACAGCTTAAGCTCCAAGAAGAGCGGCGGGCAGAATTGGCTGGGCACCGTCCGTTCCCATCTCAGCACGATTTCGAGGCTGAACGGCGTTGAGATCGATTTTAAAGTCAGCGGTGACGATTACGGACTGCCTTATCATTACCAGAAGGCGTTGTTCCGGATCATCTCGGAAACGACCGGCAACGCGATCCGCCACGGCAAAGCCAAGCTGGTCCGGGTGGAGATGGCTCTGCGCCCCGAAGTGATCAAGCTGTCGGTTACGGATAACGGAACCGGCTTTGATATGGAAAGCGCGGCAGCCAAAGAAACCGAGGGCGGTTTAGGCATGCCTAACATGCATTATTTGACGCAATCATTAGGCGGTGAAATCAGCATTTCCAGCTCTATCGGCGTTGGAACTCAGGTGGAGTTGTCGATTCCGGTCGGCGTTCTTGCAAACAAATAA
- the galU gene encoding UTP--glucose-1-phosphate uridylyltransferase GalU — translation MMKKVKKAIIPAAGLGTRFLPATKAMPKEMLPIINKPTIQYIVEEAIESGIEDIIIVTGKGKRAIEDHFDNAFELESRLLEDGKLELLKEVQRSAKVDIHYIRQKEPKGLGHAVWCARRFIGDEPFGVLLGDDIVTGQKPCLRQLIDQYEETQNSVIGVQQVPDDLTHRYGIIEPDFQQDRLYRVNNFVEKPSPGTAPSNLAIMGRYVFTPKIFKYLDLQEKGVGGEIQLTDAIQKLNQSERVYAYDFEGTRFDVGERLGYILTTLEFAMQSEDLRYPVLDAMAEYLERIEQRTTMIG, via the coding sequence ATGATGAAAAAGGTAAAAAAGGCAATCATCCCCGCTGCAGGTCTTGGCACACGTTTCCTGCCGGCAACCAAAGCGATGCCAAAGGAAATGCTCCCGATTATTAATAAACCGACGATTCAGTATATCGTCGAAGAGGCGATTGAATCCGGCATCGAAGATATCATCATCGTTACCGGCAAAGGTAAACGGGCGATCGAAGATCACTTCGACAACGCGTTTGAGCTGGAATCCCGGCTGCTTGAGGACGGCAAGCTGGAGCTGCTGAAAGAGGTCCAGCGTTCGGCGAAAGTGGATATCCACTATATCCGACAGAAAGAACCGAAAGGCCTCGGCCATGCCGTCTGGTGTGCCCGCCGCTTCATCGGCGATGAGCCGTTTGGCGTGCTGCTTGGGGACGACATTGTGACCGGCCAGAAGCCTTGTCTGCGCCAGCTTATTGATCAATATGAAGAAACGCAAAATTCGGTCATTGGCGTCCAGCAGGTTCCCGATGATTTGACCCACCGCTATGGGATTATCGAGCCTGATTTTCAGCAGGACCGCCTATATCGTGTAAATAACTTCGTTGAGAAGCCCTCTCCAGGTACAGCGCCTTCTAATCTGGCGATTATGGGACGTTATGTATTTACCCCAAAAATCTTTAAATATCTCGATCTGCAGGAAAAAGGTGTCGGCGGCGAAATTCAGCTGACTGATGCGATTCAGAAGCTGAATCAAAGCGAACGCGTTTATGCTTACGACTTCGAGGGAACCCGCTTCGACGTGGGAGAACGTCTCGGCTATATTCTGACAACGTTGGAGTTTGCGATGCAAAGCGAAGATTTGCGTTACCCGGTATTGGATGCTATGGCGGAGTATTTAGAGCGGATAGAACAAAGAACAACCATGATCGGTTGA
- a CDS encoding LuxR C-terminal-related transcriptional regulator, which translates to MKIVIVDDHPLVRKGLAAVISMQPDVQFAGEATNKREALSVIELTSPDLVLLDLKLAEESGLDVIVAARGMGIRSKFVLLTSSASREDFKRAEEIQVDGYVMKEALPEELLYAIHLVHKGRKYYDPGLVTSQLQDNEMSPADELTPKEKEVLISLGQGCSNREIAQKLFISEYTVKKHVSQILAKLQVADRTQAALYANSIGLCKYEATN; encoded by the coding sequence ATGAAAATCGTCATTGTAGATGACCATCCGCTTGTCAGGAAGGGACTGGCTGCCGTAATTTCCATGCAGCCCGATGTCCAGTTCGCAGGCGAAGCGACAAACAAGCGTGAAGCTTTAAGCGTTATTGAGCTTACAAGTCCTGATTTGGTGCTGCTGGACTTGAAGCTGGCCGAGGAATCCGGCCTTGATGTTATTGTTGCGGCGAGAGGGATGGGCATTCGCAGCAAGTTTGTGCTGCTTACCTCATCGGCGAGCCGGGAGGACTTCAAGCGGGCGGAAGAGATACAGGTAGATGGATACGTCATGAAAGAAGCGCTGCCCGAGGAACTGCTGTATGCCATCCATCTGGTACATAAGGGGCGGAAATATTACGACCCCGGCCTTGTGACCAGCCAGCTTCAAGACAATGAAATGAGTCCGGCGGATGAATTGACACCGAAAGAGAAGGAAGTGCTGATCTCGCTCGGTCAAGGCTGCAGCAACCGTGAAATTGCCCAGAAGCTGTTCATCAGCGAATATACGGTCAAGAAACATGTCAGTCAGATTTTGGCGAAACTTCAGGTCGCGGACCGGACACAGGCGGCCCTTTATGCGAATTCGATCGGCTTGTGCAAATACGAGGCGACCAATTAA
- a CDS encoding nucleotidyltransferase family protein, translating into MLEQVGVLILAAGSSSRMGRPKMLLPAPQGNVLKQTISQVLSAGPLHTAVIAAEQGPVRREHIAGLPVEWLETDRARQGLGASLSAGIGALAGNRSLGIRSIMVLLGDQPLIDPQIIRRVAERYLETGDLIVQAKYTDRPAHPVLFDSALFPELQNLSGDEGARSLLRAFKSRISYVDADCKAPDDIDTPEDYEKYIRQAMNMNDEINGEGPSGKRTDLKRSRL; encoded by the coding sequence ATGCTTGAGCAAGTCGGCGTGCTGATTCTTGCGGCCGGCTCATCCAGCCGCATGGGCCGGCCGAAAATGCTGCTCCCTGCCCCGCAGGGGAATGTGCTGAAGCAAACGATCAGCCAAGTGTTGTCAGCGGGGCCGCTTCATACAGCCGTAATAGCGGCTGAGCAGGGACCCGTCCGGCGGGAGCATATAGCCGGACTGCCTGTGGAATGGCTGGAGACGGACCGTGCCCGGCAGGGCCTCGGAGCCTCCCTGTCCGCCGGGATCGGCGCTTTGGCAGGAAACCGTTCGCTTGGAATTCGAAGCATCATGGTGCTTCTCGGTGATCAGCCGCTGATCGACCCACAGATCATCAGACGTGTTGCCGAACGTTACCTGGAAACGGGAGACCTGATTGTCCAGGCCAAGTATACGGACCGCCCTGCGCATCCCGTTTTGTTTGACTCGGCTCTATTTCCGGAGCTGCAAAACTTATCGGGTGACGAAGGGGCCCGTAGTCTGCTTCGAGCCTTCAAATCCCGGATTAGTTATGTCGATGCCGATTGTAAGGCTCCGGACGATATTGATACCCCGGAGGATTACGAGAAATATATCCGGCAGGCGATGAACATGAATGATGAGATTAATGGTGAGGGGCCCTCTGGCAAGCGGACGGACTTGAAGCGGAGTAGGCTGTGA
- a CDS encoding xanthine dehydrogenase family protein molybdopterin-binding subunit, whose amino-acid sequence MSELRTKSPADLSAKLAGETRYLHDMNFPGQLVGAIYRSPYAHARILSINVEQAKQVEGVVAVLTADDLPSYKYGPTKFKDWNLLAKDRVLFIGDEIVAIAAETKEAAQRALELVEVEFEPLPGLFDPEDSLKPGAPLLHEDVEANKPMQVSVSRGDLEEGKRKAAIVKGGRYYSNRIYQGHLEPVGAIASWSDEEGITIWAPSHIPYRARETYAAGFGLPEDKVRIIVPPIGGSFGSKYVLKVHVIAAALAMATRRHVKIILDRYEDMITAHPRVPLTFDIEIGADEEGHFVYKELTVYADAGARVYWSPNVVSTVCTRADNIYHFGSVKSEGYLCYTNNSPTTCMRGFGNAEMLFAVESVIDEIALDLNMDPAELRLKNIVHQGDTTLHGYRLDTCKLDECIEKVKELSGWHRRSSLPPYRGLGLAVANHVSGFRAIDPRFDGSTAVIRLKQDGEIEVETGEVELGQGMSLTYARIASMILGIPEAAILVKSGDTGRYPFGIGTLASRSTVMGGNAVQKAARSLAVKLKELARETLGEAADFREGAAVLEGQTYSLSEMASWYRARHAGEELEIKETYVPDTDLPDATYFGHPSPNYPFAAHVAEVEVDPDTGRTKVIGYWAVHDSGTIIHETMAKGQVLGAIAQGIGWVTMEDLLVKEGKVMNPSMMDYRMPGAKDMPEAEVFFIEGEDPNGPLGAKSIGEVALDPVPGAIANAIAHATGKRGYALPLSAEKVWKSLQNA is encoded by the coding sequence ATGAGCGAACTCCGAACCAAATCGCCCGCCGACCTCAGCGCCAAGCTGGCCGGCGAAACCCGTTATTTGCATGACATGAATTTTCCGGGTCAGCTGGTGGGCGCCATCTACCGCAGCCCTTACGCGCACGCTCGTATTCTTTCTATTAATGTAGAACAGGCGAAGCAGGTGGAAGGCGTGGTGGCGGTGCTGACGGCCGATGATCTACCGAGTTATAAATATGGTCCAACCAAATTCAAGGATTGGAACCTGTTAGCTAAAGACCGGGTGCTGTTCATCGGTGACGAGATCGTAGCGATTGCGGCCGAGACGAAGGAAGCAGCGCAGCGGGCGCTTGAGTTGGTGGAAGTTGAATTCGAGCCGCTGCCCGGCCTGTTTGATCCGGAGGATTCGCTGAAACCGGGTGCTCCGCTTCTGCATGAGGATGTAGAAGCCAATAAACCGATGCAGGTGAGTGTAAGCCGCGGTGATCTGGAGGAAGGCAAGCGGAAAGCGGCCATCGTGAAAGGCGGACGTTATTACTCCAACCGGATCTACCAGGGGCATCTGGAGCCGGTCGGGGCCATTGCGAGCTGGTCTGACGAAGAGGGCATTACCATCTGGGCTCCTTCGCATATCCCTTACCGGGCCAGAGAGACCTATGCAGCAGGGTTTGGACTGCCTGAAGACAAAGTCCGGATCATTGTCCCGCCGATCGGAGGCTCCTTCGGCTCCAAATATGTGCTTAAGGTGCATGTGATCGCAGCGGCCTTGGCTATGGCTACCCGGCGGCATGTCAAAATCATCCTGGACCGTTATGAAGACATGATTACAGCCCATCCGCGTGTTCCTCTGACGTTCGACATCGAAATCGGCGCTGACGAGGAGGGCCATTTTGTTTATAAAGAGCTTACCGTTTATGCCGATGCGGGAGCGCGGGTCTATTGGAGTCCAAACGTCGTTTCGACGGTGTGCACGCGCGCCGACAATATCTATCACTTCGGCAGCGTCAAATCGGAGGGTTATCTTTGTTATACCAACAACAGCCCGACGACCTGTATGCGCGGCTTCGGCAATGCCGAGATGCTGTTTGCCGTGGAGAGTGTCATTGATGAAATCGCACTGGATCTGAATATGGACCCGGCCGAACTCCGGTTAAAAAATATCGTGCATCAGGGTGATACGACCCTGCACGGCTACCGCCTCGATACGTGCAAGCTGGATGAATGCATCGAGAAGGTTAAGGAGCTTTCCGGCTGGCACCGCCGGTCTTCGCTGCCGCCTTACCGCGGGCTTGGTTTGGCCGTTGCCAACCACGTGTCCGGCTTCCGGGCCATTGATCCCCGCTTTGACGGCTCAACGGCAGTTATCCGCTTGAAGCAGGACGGAGAGATCGAAGTCGAAACTGGTGAAGTGGAGCTGGGGCAAGGCATGTCCCTGACCTATGCCCGCATTGCCAGCATGATTCTGGGTATCCCGGAAGCGGCGATTCTGGTCAAGTCAGGCGACACTGGACGCTATCCGTTTGGCATTGGCACTTTGGCTTCACGAAGCACGGTCATGGGCGGCAACGCCGTGCAGAAAGCGGCCCGATCATTGGCTGTGAAACTGAAGGAACTCGCCAGAGAGACGTTGGGAGAAGCAGCGGACTTCCGGGAAGGCGCAGCTGTATTAGAGGGGCAAACTTATTCCTTGAGCGAGATGGCATCCTGGTACCGCGCCCGTCATGCGGGAGAAGAGCTCGAGATCAAAGAAACTTATGTGCCGGATACCGATCTGCCGGATGCTACTTATTTCGGCCATCCATCGCCTAACTATCCGTTTGCGGCCCATGTCGCAGAAGTTGAGGTGGATCCGGATACAGGCAGAACGAAAGTTATCGGCTATTGGGCTGTGCATGATTCCGGGACTATTATCCATGAGACGATGGCCAAAGGCCAGGTTCTGGGAGCCATCGCTCAAGGTATTGGCTGGGTGACCATGGAGGATCTGCTCGTCAAGGAAGGCAAAGTGATGAATCCGTCGATGATGGATTACCGGATGCCGGGCGCGAAGGATATGCCGGAGGCGGAAGTCTTTTTTATCGAGGGAGAGGACCCCAATGGTCCGCTAGGCGCCAAGTCGATTGGCGAAGTAGCACTGGACCCGGTACCTGGCGCGATCGCCAATGCGATTGCCCACGCCACTGGTAAACGGGGCTATGCCCTGCCGCTGTCAGCGGAAAAGGTTTGGAAATCGCTGCAGAACGCATAA
- a CDS encoding MATE family efflux transporter, whose product MSLFVREKPFYRAFISLTLIIGLQNLITFGVNLSDNLMIGGYSEAALSGVALANQIQFLLQMLVMGTCEGVVILSARAWGAGNIQTVKQAAAIGMWISMLLSALMWAVVFFAPHAVLSVFTGDEAVIAEGARYLRIICFSYLFFAATNVLLAMLRSVETVKVGFIVSLSTLILNICLNYVLIYGKWGFPELGVRGSAIATLTARIIETIIVVLFIKRFDDKILLRLRELLTVNRSLLRQYLKIGSPILMSNTIWGAAMAAQTAILGHMGAAAIAANSIATTVFQIVTVITYASASATSVVIGKTIGQGRMEMVKPYAKTLQLLYVAIGLVTSILLFVSKGYVLQFYSISGEAKDLALQFMTVLAVTVVGTAYQMPALTGIVRSGGDTKFVLYNDTIFMWLVVLPSSALAAFVWNLPPLAVFICLKSDQILKCFVALVKVNRFRWIRSFERAA is encoded by the coding sequence TTGAGTTTATTTGTGCGTGAGAAGCCTTTTTACCGGGCTTTTATTTCATTGACGCTGATCATCGGGCTGCAAAATCTGATCACTTTCGGCGTTAATTTGTCCGATAATCTGATGATTGGCGGGTACAGTGAAGCGGCGCTGTCCGGCGTTGCTTTAGCCAACCAGATTCAGTTCCTGCTGCAGATGCTTGTCATGGGTACTTGTGAAGGCGTTGTCATTTTATCCGCACGGGCCTGGGGAGCGGGCAATATCCAAACCGTCAAACAGGCCGCAGCAATCGGTATGTGGATTTCGATGCTGCTTAGTGCCCTGATGTGGGCGGTCGTCTTTTTTGCCCCGCACGCCGTGTTATCTGTGTTTACGGGAGATGAAGCCGTAATCGCCGAAGGCGCCCGTTATTTGCGGATCATTTGTTTCTCTTATCTGTTCTTTGCGGCTACAAACGTGCTGCTGGCTATGCTGCGAAGCGTCGAGACGGTCAAAGTCGGCTTTATCGTTTCTTTATCTACGCTTATTCTCAATATCTGTCTGAATTATGTGCTGATCTACGGAAAATGGGGGTTCCCGGAGCTCGGCGTACGCGGCTCTGCCATTGCTACCTTAACCGCCCGCATCATCGAAACGATCATTGTGGTGCTGTTTATCAAACGGTTTGACGATAAAATTCTGCTCCGCTTGAGAGAGCTTTTGACGGTTAACAGGTCCCTGCTCCGGCAGTATCTGAAAATCGGCTCCCCGATTCTGATGTCCAACACGATCTGGGGAGCGGCCATGGCCGCGCAAACGGCTATTCTCGGCCATATGGGAGCTGCCGCCATCGCGGCGAACAGCATTGCGACAACGGTGTTTCAAATTGTGACGGTTATCACTTATGCTTCTGCCAGCGCTACTTCGGTTGTGATCGGCAAAACGATCGGCCAGGGCCGGATGGAAATGGTGAAGCCTTATGCCAAAACGCTGCAGCTGTTGTATGTCGCCATCGGGCTGGTCACCTCCATTCTGCTGTTTGTCAGCAAAGGGTATGTGCTGCAGTTCTACAGCATTTCCGGGGAAGCCAAAGATCTGGCGCTGCAGTTCATGACGGTGCTGGCCGTAACGGTCGTCGGAACGGCTTATCAAATGCCGGCATTAACCGGCATCGTAAGAAGCGGCGGGGATACTAAATTTGTGCTGTATAACGATACAATTTTTATGTGGCTGGTTGTTCTACCCTCTTCGGCTTTGGCCGCTTTTGTATGGAATTTGCCGCCGCTGGCCGTGTTTATCTGTCTGAAATCCGATCAGATTCTGAAATGCTTTGTGGCTTTGGTCAAAGTGAACCGGTTTCGCTGGATTCGGTCCTTTGAAAGAGCAGCATGA
- a CDS encoding CpsD/CapB family tyrosine-protein kinase, with protein sequence MLRLNDSLVSERNPSSAAAESVRALRVYIRQHLQSAGQDSAVLMLTSANEGEGKTLLVANLAVSFAYEGKRVCVIDANLRKPALHLAFGLNNDGNGLSDYLRGACEAEAAIRPSSNPDLDVITAGAAPWNPAELLSGERMEQLLAHLKQQYEIVLLDSAGVLGCIDARVLASQTDGTVLVVRHGRTKRAAVSKAKQYMDQAGVQLLGIAMNQVK encoded by the coding sequence ATGCTGCGTTTAAATGACAGCCTGGTGTCCGAACGAAATCCTTCTTCGGCGGCAGCGGAATCGGTCAGGGCGCTGCGGGTATACATCCGCCAGCATTTGCAGAGCGCCGGGCAGGACAGCGCCGTTCTGATGCTGACTTCGGCCAATGAAGGCGAAGGGAAAACGCTGCTGGTCGCCAATCTGGCTGTATCCTTTGCCTATGAGGGCAAAAGAGTTTGCGTCATTGACGCCAATTTGAGGAAACCTGCCCTGCATCTCGCGTTTGGTCTGAACAACGACGGAAACGGACTTTCCGACTACTTGCGAGGCGCCTGTGAAGCGGAAGCGGCCATCCGGCCCAGCTCAAACCCGGATCTGGACGTAATCACAGCAGGGGCTGCGCCTTGGAACCCGGCCGAGCTGCTGTCCGGCGAACGAATGGAGCAGCTGCTTGCCCATCTGAAGCAGCAATACGAAATCGTGCTGCTGGACTCCGCCGGTGTACTCGGCTGCATTGATGCCCGCGTGCTGGCCTCGCAGACCGACGGCACAGTCCTTGTTGTCCGGCATGGGCGCACGAAACGTGCGGCTGTCAGCAAAGCCAAGCAATACATGGACCAGGCCGGCGTTCAACTGCTCGGCATTGCCATGAATCAGGTCAAATAA